Genomic segment of Pontibacter liquoris:
TAGGCTGGTTAAAGGTGGCTTGCAGCGTGGTAAACGGGATGTAGGCACGCTCCTCGCGGCGGCTGCCGTTGTTGCCGCGCACCTTAAACGTGCCCACCACCTTAAAATAAATGCCCCGGATGTTCACATACTTCCCTACCGGTTCCTCGCCGGCAAACAGCACAGTCGCCGCCTGCTCGCCTATTACCACTACTTTGCGGCGCTCCTTCTCATCAAAGCTGTTCAGCAGCCGGCCCCGGAAAGCCCGCTCGCCATTAAGGTCCAGAAAATCCGGTTCGGCGCCGAACACCTGGAAAGAGCCGTTCTGCTTTTTATAGTTGATGGTATACTCGCCCATTATGCGGTTGCGGGGCGCCAGCATGTTCAGGTCGGCTATCTGGCGGTCGATGGCTTTCAGGTCCTCGTTGGTCAGGGTTATTTCGCGGCCCGGTGCAAGGCCCCGGTTTGCCAGTGCCGTTTTGCCGCCATACAGGTAAAGGCTGTTCTTGGCCCCATCGCCAAAGCGGTTATACACGCCATTTTCCAGGCCCTTGCCTGCTCCCAGCAGCAGCACCAGCATAAAGATTCCCCAGAAGACGCCAAAAGCCGTCAGGAACGTGCGCAGCTTGTTCTTCTGCATCGTGCCCAGTATCTCTTGCCATTTATCTATGTCGAACATCTGCCTGTTTTAAGTATGAACTGGTGAATGAGTGATTGCGCGAATGGGTTGACTGTTGAATGACTTAATTGCTAATTGCTGGTTGTTAATTACTGACAATTCTATACTTTCTGAATTCTTCCGGAATAGATGTCTGGGCACACGAAGTATAAATTCACTCAATTTCGCATTCGCTCATTTAGAATTTCGCTTTCCGTAACAACAGGCTCGGGCAAGCCGTGGTCGTCGTTCACGATCAGGCCGTCTTTCAGGCGGATGACGCGGTGGGTCTGGGCGGCAATGTCGTTCTCGTGCGTTACGATCACCACCGTCATGCCTTTGCGGTTCACCTCTTTAAAAATGTCCATCACTTCGTAAGAAGTCTGCGTGTCGAGGGCACCGGTAGGTTCATCGGCAAGTATCAATTTGGGTTGTGAGATCAGGGCCCGGGCAATGGCTACGCGCTGCTTCTGCCCGCCCGACATTTCACTGGGCGAGTGCTCTGCCCAGTCTTTCAGCCCTACCCTATCCAGGTACTCCAGCGCCAGCTTGTTGCGTTGTTTGCGGCCCACCTGCTGGTAGTAAAGCGGCAGGGCTACATTCTCCATCGCATTTTTAAATGAAAGCAGGTTGAAGGACTGAAACACAAAGCCCAGGAACTTGTTGCGGTAATAAGCTGCCTTTGTTGCCGACAGGTTTTTGATGGGGGTGCCTGCCAAGGTATAATCGCCGGCATCGTAATCGTCCAGAATACCCAGGATGTTGAGCAACGTGGATTTACCCGAGCCGGAAGAGCCCATGATCGACACCAGCTCTCCCTCACGAACATGCACATCAATCCCTTTCAGCACATGCAACTTGTTGTGCCCCATCGCATAATACTTATGGATGTTGTTTAACTGGATCATAGGCCTGGCATAAAGTGACTGTACTTAGTGTGTACGCTAGTAGGTTATACAAGGTACCACTTGTTTAATTATTTCTTGGCAAGATTATACTTACAACGTATATCCATCGACTTACAGCATTTCTTCCTCTACTAAAGCCGGAAAAACGCGCTTATGCTTCGGCAAGGCAGGATAACCGCTGCTGGCACCCTAATACCACCAGGGTTCCAGAGGCGCCTGTACGATGACAGATGCAGGAAAGCGGCGGCAGGTTGCCTGCGGTCCGGAAAAAAATTGTTGAAAGTGATTACGCCAACCCACCCCGTCAAGTATAAGTATAGGGTTGATAAGATGCTGTTGCCAGAGCTGCCCGAACCCATTCTCCTGCACCCGCTCAAACACCACCTGGGCTACCTGCAGGCGTTTGTCCGGCAAGGTAGCGGGGCGCCGTTTCCGGAGCTGCAGGCAGCACTTTTAACCATCGGCACCGCCTCGCAGCTGGATCTGTACACGGGCCCGCTTTCGCTGCAGCAAATCTCCGAAGAAGTGATCTTATACCTGCAGCAACACAACCTGCTGGCGCCGGAGGCCTTTCAGCAATTCCTTCTTTCAGGCGAAAGCGCTTACCAGCTCCTTACGCTGTCGGATACAACAACCTGGGTGCTGCGCTGGGGCGTGGTGGCGGGCCGGCATGTGCACCTGCACCCGGCCCGCTACGCGGCGCATACTATCCGGGTGAAAGCCAATGTGCTGAAAACGGCTGTAGCCCTTGCCCTGGCAACCGAACGCTTAAAGCCACCAGTAACACTGGCGGTGGTAAACGAGGTGCGCACAGCGTGGCTGGGCTTACCGCCGGTAAAAGCATATAGTCCGGCAGACGGCACCGGCAGGCTGCTGGCCATGCTGCAGGGTAGCTAAATCAAAAGCGCCACCTGAGTGGGGTGGCGCTTTTGTAGCAGGAAATAGGTTATTGGTTGTCCTGTTGCAGGCTCGAGAGGGTGACAGACTGGTTGTTGAGGCTGGTATACTTAAAGTCGTCGTCGCCTTTAAAGGAGGCGCCCCGCAGGTTAAACGGCTCCGAGAGCTTGGCATATTTAAAGTTGGCCAGTCCATCAAATACAGCTTTCTGAAAACTTACCCCTTCCGCAAATTTGGCATACTTAAAGTTAGCTTCTCCCCCGAACACAGCGCCACTGAAGTTGGCCGTTACCGGAAAGCTGACATACTTAAAGTTTGCGTCGTCGCTGAAGCGGGCCTGGCTGAAATTTACCAGTTTATCGAAGTCACTATACTTGAAAAGAGCTTCTTCAGCGAAACGGCTGCCGGCGAAAGAAGCGCCCCCTTTAAACGCAGAATACTTGAAGGCACTTTCCTGCTCAAAGGTGCAATTCTCAAAGCGGACCTCCTTTGCAAAGTCGGTGTTGTATACTTCGTTTATAGAGCGTACCATGTTGCGGCCGTTATCAGGGTTAAAATAAGCCAGCACATCGCCCCGGAAAGTACAGTTCACAAACGTGAGCGGAACGGTAACCACACTCAGGAATTCCCGTGAGCTGTTATCGCCATTATTGCCCTTCTGTTTCATGTTCTTGAGCTTGGTCATATTCAGATCGCCCGTTATAACCACGTTCTTATAAGAGACGGCCTCACCACGGTTAATCTTTGCCACAATGTCGGCGGCATTCACACTGCTTTGTGCAAAAGACAGGAGGGGCAGCAACAGAATAACCAGTATCAGGGGTAGCTTTTTCATCATATTATTTCTTAGGAGTTATACTTTTATTGTGCCTAAGAGATGGAAGCAAAAGCGCAAAGGTTGCAGGGCCCCACCTAAATTTATACTTCCCCCACTATAAATCTGGGTGCGGCCCGGCTGTTTAATTTCCCGGTAGCGCAGGCGCAGGCGGCGTAGCGGGTGGTGCCGGAGGTGCAGGCGGCGCTATAAGTTCCCGGCCTGATCCTTCCTGCGCTTTTCTTTCCTGTTCGTAAAATTTAGCAGTACCGATCATCACGGTTATAAAGGCCACCACCGTTAGCAACAGGCCCAGCAAAAGTTTATTACTCGTATTCATCGTGTTTCGTGCTTTAGTCATAACAAATAAGTTTATACTTACTGCTGCGGGCTGGGGGCTACCTTTTCGTGATAGGCTTTCAGGTCGTCGAGCGAGAGGCCCAGCAACTGCATATTTTTGAAGAACACCGGCAACTCCTCTTCCAGAAACTGCTCTTTTTTAATGGCAATGGTGCGCTCAAAACCGTCATCTGCCAGAAAGTAGCCGATGCCCCGTTTGTTGTAAATAATGCCTTTGTCCTGCAGGTAATTGAAGGTGCGCATCGTGGTATTGGGGTTCACCTCAAACTCCACGGCCATGTCGCGGATAGAGGGAATTTTGTCGCCGCTGTCCCATTTCTTTTGCAGGATGTTCTCGAAAAAACGGTTGGCGATCTGTAGGTAAATGGCTTGATTCTCTTTATACTCCATCTTACACCTGCCTTTCTTTTAGTTTGAAATAAGAAACCAGCAACATAAAAGGCGCCAGCAGCCACCAGAACAGCAGCGGGATAATATTTTTAAAGATGTACTCTGCCGTATCTTTAAACTCATCGCTCGGGCCTCCCCGGTAGTTGCTTTGCCCAAACAGCAGGTAGCCGAGCCCGCCGGTGTAGGCAGCAATGGCGAATGCCACCACGATCAGGGCCAGCAGTGTTTTCAGGAAGTTGTTGCCCCGGAAGGCAGTAGCGCCCAGCAAAAATACAGCTTGCGTCACCAGGTATACTTTGATGCAGTTAAAGAAATGCTCGTCGAAAAGGTAGGGCAGCGCATGCAATTGCCCGGAAAACAGGGAGGCGAACAGGGAAAGCAGCAGCATAACCAGGCCGAAAAACAGTACATACACCGGCGACGTGATGAGCCAGGCGCTCAGCAGCTTTTCTGTAGCCGACACGGGCAGCGTCAGGAACATGTAGCTTTTCTGCGGCGCGTGCATTTCGTCAAACACCTTGCTGGTGAACACGTAGCCAGCCAGCATAAACACCACCAGGTAAAAGTTGCGCAGTCCCATCAGGCCGGGCAGCCCCATTACGATAGCGGGCCGGGCATAGAGCACAATGGCCGAGATAAGGAACAGCAGGCCCAGGATGGTTGCCAGCGCCATCCACATGGTGCTAAAATTTAAGTATAGCTGCCTTCTTAAAAAGAAGCCCAGCCGTTTCAGGTTCAGGTCAGTAGTCATCGTTCTATTTTGTAGGAATGGTTAGAAGTATGGAATCGTTGACGATGCCTTTCAGCACCAGTTCCAACGTTTGGGTATAATCTACGGGCCGGGTCTCTACCAGCAAGGCACAGCCAATGGCCATAACGGCAATAAGCGGCGAACCGACAGGCAGCCATAGTTGCTTTAGCCTGAAGCGAAGTGGTTTAGTATTCATACTTGTAGTTGGCAAAGTGGTCGTTTATACTTGCTGCGTTTTTCACGATGCCGTTAAACAGCAGCTCTAGGTCGATGCGGCTGTCCTGACCGGCCAGGTTTTTCACAATGCCTGCTTTGCGGCCCTGCATCTCTTCAGCATACAGCACCTCGTCGGTCGGTATGCCTGCCAGGTTGTGTTCAAAGGCCAGCTTTTCGGAGATCTCGGCAATGTTGTGGTTAAAGATGATCTGGCCGCTCTCCAGCACCACCACGTTATCGATCAGGTTCTCCAAATCGCGCACCTGGTGGGTAGAGATGATGATGATCTTGTCTTCGTCGAGCGCTGCGGCCATAATTTTGCGGAACTGGCTTTTGGAAGGAATGTCCAGGCCGTTGGTGGGCTCGTCCATGAGCAGCACGCGGGCATTAGTAGCCAGGCCAAAGGCGATCAGGAACTTCTTCTTCTGCCCGTACGACAGTGTCGATAGCCTGGCCGCCTCGTCCAGCTCAAACTCTGCCAGGTAGGCCTGCAGTTGGTTGTGGCTGAATTTGGGGTAGAAAACCGCGCTGATCTTTACAAAGCTGGCCATGCTAAGGGGTGGCAGGTTAAACTCCTCCGGAATCAGGTACACGTCCTGCAGCATCTCGGGCTTGCGCGCCGATGCCTCATACCCAAACACATTACAGTGGCCGCTGTCGGGGTAAAGCAAGCCGCTGATGTGTTTGAGCAACGATGACTTGCCGGCACCGTTTTTTCCCAGCAGGCCATAGATAAAACCCGGCTGCAGGGTTAGATTCAGGTTATCGAAGAGCGGCTTCTTCTTTTTATACCTGAAGTGAATGTCTGATAGTTTTATCATAGTTTTATTCGTGTGGTGTATTAGTTATCTAGTACACTACAAATGTATATAATGATTCAGAAATACCAACTATTTTAGTATAAATATTTTTTAGAGGTCATACAGAGGCTGTTGCAAGTATAAAAGGCAGTTCATCAGCTGTGGCTACTCAAAGAGTCACAGCAACTTACAGGCCTGCGCGCAGCTTTGAACCAGGCATCAGAAACGCGCACCTGCCAGGCCATACTTTGGGAGGTATAAAAACAAACAGCGCCACCCTGTTGGAGGGTGGCGCTGCATGTATAGCTCGTGAATAGCCGCTTATATATGGATGGCGCGATTCTCGGTGGCTGCCAGACACGCTTCTTTCATGGCTTCGGCGTAGGTCGGGTGCGCGTGGCTCATGCGGGCTACGTCTTCGGCAGAAGCCCGGAACTCCATGGCCGTTACTGCCTCTGCGATCAGGTCGGCAATGCGCGGGCCGATCATGTGCACGCCCAGAATCTCATCGGTCGCCTGGTCGGCCAGCACTTTCACAAAGCCATCCGTATCGCCGGATGCCTTGGCACGGCCCGAAGCTTTGAACGGAAACGAACCGGTTTTGTAAGCGCGGCCCTGCTCCTTCAGCTGCTCTTCGGTAAAGCCTACGCCAGCCACTTCCGGCCAGGTATACACCACCCCTGGGATCAGGTTATAATTGATATGCGGCTTCTGCCCCACCATATACTCGGCTACCAGCACGCCTTCTTCTTCGGCTTTGTGCGCCAGCATCGCTCCACGGATCACGTCGCCGATGGCGAAAATGCCGGGTACGTTGGTTTCCAGGTGATCGTTCACGGCAATCATGCCGCGCTCGCCCATCTGCACGCCGGCGTTCTCCAGGCCCAGGCCTTCGGTGTAGGGCTTGCGGCCCACCGATACTAGCACATAGTCGCCTTCGAACGTCACAGCCTCACCTTTCGGATTCTCGGCTGTTACTTTTACTGTTTCGCCTTCGTTGGTAGCGCCAGTCACTTTGTGGCTCATAAAGAACTCAAAGCCCAGTGTTTTCTTGAGGATGCGCATCAGCTCTTTGCCCAGGGCGCGGTCCATGGTCGGGATGATGGAATCCATGTACTCTATCACCTGTACTTTTGCTCCCAGGCGTGCATACACCGAACCCAGCTCCAGGCCGATCACACCACCCCCGATAATGATCAGGTTTTTCGGAACCTCGGTGAGTGTCAGCGCCTCTGTAGACGTAATGATGCGCTTTTTATCAACAGGCAGGAACGGCAAGGAGGTTGGCTTGGAACCCGTTGCGATGATAGTTCTGTCTGTTTCGATCTGCTGCTCTTTGCCTTCGGCGTCGGTGATTTTGATCGTGTTCTTGTTCACAAAAGATCCCAGGCCGAAGTAGGTATCGATCTTGTTCTTCTTCATCAGGAACGCAATGCCATCGTTGTTCGACTTTACCACGCCTGCTTTGCGCGTGATCATCTGCTCCATGTTCACCTGCAGGTTTTCCAGCTCGATGCCGTGCTCCTTAAAGGAATGCGCGGCATTGTGAAAATGCTCCGACGAATCGAGCAGCGCTTTGGACGGGATACAGCCCACGTTAAGGCAGGTGCCGCCCAGCACGTTATACTTCTCTATGATTGCAGTTTTCAGGCCCAGCTGCGCGCAACGGATCGCTGCCACGTAGCCCCCAGGACCAGAACCGATTACGGTTACATCGTATTTCATTTCTTTCAAATTAGAAATTAAAAATTAGAAATTATGAGTTTGACTTCATTGTGATAAGGATTTTGCTGATGATCTTTCTTAACTGCATGCAATCCTCATGTGTGGAATCAAACGCATTTTCGGGAATGTACTGGCTGTCCTTAAGCAGGCGCAGCCAGTATGAGGTTTCCCTAGCCTCTTTTGCGGCTATGTTTAATTTATGAATGAAATCAGCTTTAGAACTTGCAGCAATGGCTTCCTCTACATTTGCCCCAATGGAAGTACCACTTCGTAGCAGTTGCTTTGCAAGTACAAACTCTTTATGTTCTCCTGTTAAGAATTTATAAAGCTTGATTACACGAAGGGCAAAAGCATAGCTCTTGTCGCAAATGACATTCTCCTTCTTCTCCTCCCGCACAATTTCTAATTTCTAATTTCTAATTCATAATTTAGCTTAGACGCCTAATAACAAGCGCATCGGATCTTCGATGAGCTCCTTCACACGCACCAGGAAGCTTACCGACTCACGGCCGTCGATGATGCGGTGGTCATAAGACAGGGCCAGGTACATCATCGGGCGGATCTCTACTTGTCCGTTGATGGCAACCGGGCGCTGCACGATGTTGTGCATACCAAGTATAGCCGACTGCGGCGCGTTGATGATCGGCGTAGACATCATGGAACCGAACACACCACCATTGGTGATAGTGAAGGTACCGCCCGTCATCTCCTCGATCGACAACTTGCCATCGCGGGCTTTTTTGGCAAGGCGCACTACTTCTTTTTCGATGCCATCCAGCGTCAGTTGCTCGGCGTTACGGATAACCGGTACCACCAGGCCTTTAGGTGACGACACGGCAATGGAAATATCGCAGAAATCATTAAAAATCATGTCATTGCCATCGATCTGCGCATTGACGGCCGGCCACTCCTGCAGGGCTACAGTACACGCCTTGGTGAAGAACGACATAAAGCCTAAGCCTACCTCGTGCTTCTCCTTGAACTTGTCTTTATACTTGGCGCGGATGTCCATGATCGGCTTCATGTCTACCTCGTTGAAGGTGGTGAGCATGGCCGTTTCGTTTTTCACCTGCACCAGGCGGCGGGAAACGGTTTTGCGCAGCGAGCTCATTTTCTCGCGGCGCTGGTTGCGCTCGCCGGCTACAGCTGGGGCAGCAGCCTCTTGTTTAGTAGGAGCTGCGGCAGCTGGCTGTGCAACCGGTCTGGCCTGCGCGCCCTGGGCATCTTCTTTGGTGATGCGGCCATCACGGCCTGTGCCCTGTACCTGAGCGGGGTTAATGCCTTTCTCGGAAAGGATCTTACCGGCCGCCGGCGATGGCGTACCGGAAGCATAAGTCTGGGCACCAGACGTAGCGGCGGCTGGCTGCGCAGCGGCTACCTGCTGGGTAGCCGCCTCCTGCTTGGCAGCAGCCTGTGCGTTTGCCTGCACTGCGCCTGCACCTGGCAGTATGCGGCAAATGGTGGCACCGATCTCAATTGTATCGCCTTGTTTGGCTACGATCTGCAGGGTACCAGCCGCTTCTGCCGGCAGCTCGAAGGTAGCTTTATCAGACTCCAGCTCCGCGATCACTTCATCCATGGCTACATGGTCACCATCTTGTTTGAGCCAGTTGGCAATGGTAACTTCTGTAATCGATTCGCCTACAGTCGGCACTTTCATTTCCACGGCCTCGCCGGCACCGCTTGGCGTGGCAGATGCTTGGGCAGGCTCGGCCGCTGCCGGAGCAGCAGGAGCTGATGCCTGGGCAGCAGCTGCGGGAGCGGCTGGGCTGGTGGCAGCGCCATTGTCTTCGATGCGGCAGATAATAGCCCCCACATCCACTGTGTCGCCTTCCTGGGCTACAATGCGTAAAATTCCTGCAGCTTCGGCGGGCAGTTCGAACGTGGCTTTATCAGATTCCAGTTCCGCAATCACCTCATCCATCTCCACGCGGTCGCCGTCTTTCTTTAGCCACTGGGCTATGGTTACCTCGGTGATCGACTCACCCACAGCAGGCACTTTTACTTCTAAGCTCATATTTTATTCAATTAGGAATTACGAATTATGAATTACGAATTATAAAGAAGGGAGACCATGAAAGACTTGCCTTTGGATGGCTTCCCTCCTATATAATGTCTAATTTTTAACTTCTGATTAAACAGCAAATGCTCTGTCCACAATATCCTGCTGCTCTTTTACATGCACTTTCATGTAACCGGTAGCAGGCGAGGCACTGGCTTTACGGGCTACTACGTCTTCTATGCTCTTACGCATCAGGCGCAGGATGTACGTCCAGGCGCCCATGTTGGCAGGCTCTTCCTGTACCCAGTAAACTTTGGCGTTAGGATATTTGCGCAGTTCTGCCTCCAGCTGCACCTGCGGGAAAGGTGCCAGCTGCTCGAGGCGTATGATGGCCACGTCCTTGCGCTTGTTTTTCTGCTGCTCTTCCAGCAGATCGAAGTATACTTTGCCGGTGCACAGCAACACTTTCGTTACTGATTTGGCAACTGCATAATCATCTCCGATCACTTCTTTAAAGCTTCCGGACGTAAAGTCTTCTACCGGAGAAACCACCAGCGGATGACGCAGCAACGACTTTGGCGACATGTTAACTGCCGGCTTGCGGAACGGCAGCGCGAGCTGGCGACGCATAAAGTGGAAGAAGTTTGCCGGTGTGGTAATGTAGGTCACAAAGATGTTGTTCTCGGCAGCCAGCTGCAGGAAGCGCTCCGGACGGGCATTCGAGTGCTCAGGCCCTTGGCCTTCGTAGCCATGTGGCAGCAGCATCACCAGGCCGTTCATACGCTGCCACTTCGATTCGGTAGCTGTGATGAACTGGTCGATCATGACCTGAGCGCCGTTGGCAAAGTCGCCGAACTGGGCTTCCCAGATAACCAGCGCATTGGGGTTTGCCATGGCATACCCAAACTCAAAGCCCAGCACACCATACTCCGACAAAAGCGAGTTGTAGATCTCAAACGAGCCCTGCTTCTCGGCCATGTGGTTCAGGTTGTTATAAGGAGCGCTGGTCACGGCATCGTGCAACACGGCATGGCGGTGCGAGAAAGTACCCCGCTGCACATCCTGGCCCGAGAAGCGAACGATATGGCCGTCTAACAGCACCGAACCGTAAGCCAGCAACTCGCCGGCTGCCCAGTTGAGCTGCTTTGTTTCAAAGAACATGTCTTTGCGCTCTTTCAGCAGTTTCTCGATCTGCTTCAGCGGTTTGAAGCCCTGCGGCAACGTGGTCAGCGCCTGGCCCACCTGCTCTATCACCTGTAGCGGCACGCCGGTTTCAGGCGACTGGTTGAAATCTTCCGGCGTGGAACGGCGCAGCGACTGCCACTCTATTTCCATCGACTGGTAGTTATAAGGCAGCGGCTTCTGCTTTACCATGTCAAGGCGGTCCTGCAGCAGTTGCCGGAACTCCTTGTCCATGTTGTTGGCCAGCTCGGCATCTACCTCGCCGCGGCTGATGAGCTCCTTGTTGTATACTTCGCGCGGGTTAGCGTGCTTGGAGATCAGGTTATAAAGTTGCGGCTGGGTAAACTTCGGCTCATCCGACTCGTTGTGGCCATGGCGGCGGTAGCACACCATGTCAATGAAGAAATCGTTGTTGTAGCGCTGACGGTATTCCATGGCCATGCGCATAGCAAACACCACGGCCTCCGGATCGTCGCCGTTTACGTGCAGCACCGGCGCATCAATAACTTTGGCCACATCCGTACAATAGATAGAAGAACGGGCATCTTCAAAATCGGTGGTAAAGCCTACCTGGTTGTTGATCACAAAGTGGATCGTACCGCCCGTGTTGTACCCCTCCAGATTCGACATCTGCGTTACCTCATACACAATACCCTGCCCTGCCAGGGCAGCATCGCCATGTATAAGGATGGGTAATATTTTATCGGCATCTTTGTTATAAAGCGTATCGATTTTAGCACGCACAAACCCTTCTACTACCGGGTTTACCGCCTCGAGGTGCGAGGGGTTGGGCGCCAGTTTCAGATTAACTTTGTGGCCCGATGGCGTCACTACTTCCGAAGAGTAGCCCATGTGGTATTTCACGTCGCCATCGCCCATGGTTAGGTCCGGAACGGCGGTGCCTTCAAATTCAGAGAAGATCTGCTCATAGGTTTTGCCCATGATGTTGGCCAGCACGTTGAGGCGGCCACGGTGTGCCATCCCGATCACCACTTCCTCTACGCCCAGTTCAGCGCCGCGGTCGATGATGGCATCCAGCGCGGGAATGGTTGTTTCGCCCCCTTCGAGTGAAAAGCGTTTCTGGCCCAGAAACTTGGTGTGCAGGAAATTCTCGAACACCACGGCTTCGTTCAGCTTGTAGAGAATGCGCTTCTTAAAGTCGATGGAGGGGTTAAAGTTCAGCGACTCGGTTTCCACTTTCTGCTTGAACCACTCCAATACCTCCGGGTCGCGGATGTACATGTACTCAAACCCAATCGGACCTTCGTAGATCTTTTGCAGCGAAGCAACAATATCACGCAGCGTAGCCGCCCCGATACCGATCACATCGCCTACCTGGAACACGGTGTCCAGGTCTGCTTCTGATAAGCCGAAATCGGCCAGGTCTAATCTTGCACGGCGATCTTTGCGCATACGCACCGGGTTGGTTTTGGAGCGCAGGTGGCCACGGGTGCGGTAAGCGTGGATCAGGTTACGCACCGCTACTTCTTTCGCTGACTCGCCTGTGGCTTCCGCGCCTTTGGCCGGAGCAGGAGCTGCCGCTGGTGCTGCTTCGTGGCCGTTGCCGTTATAGGCGGCCGAGAAATCAAATCCCTCAAAAAACTTGCGCCACCCGAAATCAACTGATTCCGGATCCTGCTGATAAGCTTTGTACAGCTTATCAATGTAGTCGCCGTGCGCGTTGGCGATATAGCTATATTTATCCATAGGTATTACGACTGTGTGTAAAGGCAAAGTTAGTAGTATTTCTTACAAATCAAATTTCATGTATTCGCATACGCAAATAACCCTTAAAAACAAGACTATAGCAACCAATTGGGTACTACTTCTGCTGTGCTACCTACTTGCTTAACGGGCATCTTGCTTAAAGTGTACGTAATCGCCTGCTGAAATTATACCTGCCTACGCAGGTTCCTACCTGCTCAAGTAATCCGCTCTGCCAGGCAGGAGCAGCAGCAGGCCAACGCATTTTAAGCTGCATTGTTATGCCATCGCCTCATTTTCAAAATAACTGCCATGTTACTTTTGTTAGGTATGAAATAACACACAATACACTTTCACGCTGTATATACTAAGTTTACTTGCGCTGCAGGAGGCCTAATCAGCTAAAAAGGCATGTTACTTTCATACGTTTGGTTTCCTGTTTAATGCTGCCGCAACATACTATCTTTAACTTACTCTTAAGTGATCTTACCAGCACGATGTGCTCAAATCGTAGGCGGATGTTCCTGTTGACTAACCATTTATACTTATGTATAGTTACCTGTTGGAAGAGTTATCGAATGCAATTGGAGCAAGGCTACTTGTTGCGTTCGACTATGATGCTGAAAGCTGCATTGTAGAGCCACACCTGCTGGGTTGTAACAAAAATGGCGAAGACTGCCTGCATGCCTGGCAAACAAGCAACACGGCAGAGACAGGTATAAAAGGAGTATGGCGCTGTTTTCTGTTCAGCAAAATTAAAAACCTGAAGCTGCTCGATGACCGCTTTAGCCATAAACGCCCGGGCTACGACCCCTATGAAAACACCATGACACGCATTTATTACCGTATTTAATGCACCAGTAAAAGCTTAGAATGTTCCTTTTGCGCCGCCTCTCCAAGTTATGAAAACTACCTGCCCTTGCGGCAGGTAAAAGATCATCGGAACAAACTGGGCTTTTACCCGTGCCATACCCGCACACCGCCTCCACGTATAAGATGGGATGTCCTGAAGCTGCTGCCGGCATGTGCCGGTTGCAGTGGCTTGTTTGCCCCTGCGCAGCAGGTCCGGGAATTGTTCTTATCTTCAGCAAGACTAAACAAGTATGCTCTATGAAAAATAACCTTCCGCTGCTCACCCTGCTGGGCCTGCTGGCAATAGGCTGCAACGAAAGCGCCCGCCAGGTAGCCGATACCAACGACGAAGCAGCAGCAACCACAACGGTCGCCAGCACTGTTTTAAAGCCCGCGTTACAAAGTATAACGGCTGCGGATCTTTTAAAGCGCACCAAAGTGCTGGCCTCTGATGCCTTTGAAGGCCGGGCACCGGGTAGTGCAGGCGAGGATTCGACGGTTAACTACCTTACCCGCCAGTTTAAACAACTGGGCCTGCAGCCTGGCAACCCTGATGGCACCTATGTGCAGAACGTACCCATGGTTGGTTTTACCCCGCAGCCCAAGGCATCGTTCGAGGCGGGCGGCAAAACAATCAGCCTTACCTTCCCCACAGATTACGTAGCGCTCACCAGGCGTTTTGTTCCCAGCATCGACGTAACGAACTCCGATATGGT
This window contains:
- a CDS encoding 2-oxoglutarate dehydrogenase E1 component; the encoded protein is MDKYSYIANAHGDYIDKLYKAYQQDPESVDFGWRKFFEGFDFSAAYNGNGHEAAPAAAPAPAKGAEATGESAKEVAVRNLIHAYRTRGHLRSKTNPVRMRKDRRARLDLADFGLSEADLDTVFQVGDVIGIGAATLRDIVASLQKIYEGPIGFEYMYIRDPEVLEWFKQKVETESLNFNPSIDFKKRILYKLNEAVVFENFLHTKFLGQKRFSLEGGETTIPALDAIIDRGAELGVEEVVIGMAHRGRLNVLANIMGKTYEQIFSEFEGTAVPDLTMGDGDVKYHMGYSSEVVTPSGHKVNLKLAPNPSHLEAVNPVVEGFVRAKIDTLYNKDADKILPILIHGDAALAGQGIVYEVTQMSNLEGYNTGGTIHFVINNQVGFTTDFEDARSSIYCTDVAKVIDAPVLHVNGDDPEAVVFAMRMAMEYRQRYNNDFFIDMVCYRRHGHNESDEPKFTQPQLYNLISKHANPREVYNKELISRGEVDAELANNMDKEFRQLLQDRLDMVKQKPLPYNYQSMEIEWQSLRRSTPEDFNQSPETGVPLQVIEQVGQALTTLPQGFKPLKQIEKLLKERKDMFFETKQLNWAAGELLAYGSVLLDGHIVRFSGQDVQRGTFSHRHAVLHDAVTSAPYNNLNHMAEKQGSFEIYNSLLSEYGVLGFEFGYAMANPNALVIWEAQFGDFANGAQVMIDQFITATESKWQRMNGLVMLLPHGYEGQGPEHSNARPERFLQLAAENNIFVTYITTPANFFHFMRRQLALPFRKPAVNMSPKSLLRHPLVVSPVEDFTSGSFKEVIGDDYAVAKSVTKVLLCTGKVYFDLLEEQQKNKRKDVAIIRLEQLAPFPQVQLEAELRKYPNAKVYWVQEEPANMGAWTYILRLMRKSIEDVVARKASASPATGYMKVHVKEQQDIVDRAFAV
- a CDS encoding WYL domain-containing protein, producing the protein MYSYLLEELSNAIGARLLVAFDYDAESCIVEPHLLGCNKNGEDCLHAWQTSNTAETGIKGVWRCFLFSKIKNLKLLDDRFSHKRPGYDPYENTMTRIYYRI
- a CDS encoding four helix bundle protein: MREEKKENVICDKSYAFALRVIKLYKFLTGEHKEFVLAKQLLRSGTSIGANVEEAIAASSKADFIHKLNIAAKEARETSYWLRLLKDSQYIPENAFDSTHEDCMQLRKIISKILITMKSNS
- the odhB gene encoding 2-oxoglutarate dehydrogenase complex dihydrolipoyllysine-residue succinyltransferase yields the protein MSLEVKVPAVGESITEVTIAQWLKKDGDRVEMDEVIAELESDKATFELPAEAAGILRIVAQEGDTVDVGAIICRIEDNGAATSPAAPAAAAQASAPAAPAAAEPAQASATPSGAGEAVEMKVPTVGESITEVTIANWLKQDGDHVAMDEVIAELESDKATFELPAEAAGTLQIVAKQGDTIEIGATICRILPGAGAVQANAQAAAKQEAATQQVAAAQPAAATSGAQTYASGTPSPAAGKILSEKGINPAQVQGTGRDGRITKEDAQGAQARPVAQPAAAAPTKQEAAAPAVAGERNQRREKMSSLRKTVSRRLVQVKNETAMLTTFNEVDMKPIMDIRAKYKDKFKEKHEVGLGFMSFFTKACTVALQEWPAVNAQIDGNDMIFNDFCDISIAVSSPKGLVVPVIRNAEQLTLDGIEKEVVRLAKKARDGKLSIEEMTGGTFTITNGGVFGSMMSTPIINAPQSAILGMHNIVQRPVAINGQVEIRPMMYLALSYDHRIIDGRESVSFLVRVKELIEDPMRLLLGV